From Bombus huntii isolate Logan2020A chromosome 4, iyBomHunt1.1, whole genome shotgun sequence, one genomic window encodes:
- the LOC126865028 gene encoding uncharacterized protein LOC126865028, with amino-acid sequence MVDNNCIIEGNVKFRDGKKWKSRWCVMRKLSPVADCLHLQLYGDSKDRYKQGQTKASLSLQHFLGVESGFTLDKESNTIAIICQDVTVVLAFDTRERLIQWQVKISNNLGEDQQFLILISTVPSKAKLTNGPAHLHIQDRRFCITVGIPPRLVGIWEIAHLRRYGVVEGRFCFEGGSRCGRGEGLHVLITDQGEDIVKMLQLAAEGKLTKKRPVSREQITQESPRRQFSRSETRASDFFPSAIYSSTYEEQCDSCKNESSPYWSSTESRQQTELDRDYSSRDTVSVSELTDQPGEWRSCSLTRQGTSALERCASCISKLGTVSKSSTLATTTGASSIGSPAGTMNNFGCHLQPRTLDRLSLSSYSSSSHDSDYSSSQQMECHCSQNSKSSQQQTSVHRVSPSPSALPPRPPKPSQNTATKKVKKPPMPLPNEQVCVHSRSKQQLVVRNATAAAGPYENYDVPKTILGHHMLLEQSSQPDQYYDTPRKIKECLALPKTYPNYDTPQAPQAVVLQQCGCPAKLTVQSPRSSGCPCQNMMSWAGFVLPYCRRGAGIEPTGVAVHPVKLSGEGKMPVVNASGEIAIYATAKRPKKSEKTENDEDKNKDNCECPENRTNNYENVEPVIDTQPESKQTNYANIDFTQSLEHYENSKDLLAKSGISQEEIEKFSNQIKDETSEPPTEDSSKICQKCGHVKDRENDYLVMDLEKQTPKKPFSGYLPMQPAHNACSKEILSRICSGIKSSSNPALSGSALSEGGKKRSDSEFRVPGSAMLSSPYLRRRYLEGNSGTESNGNIGLLLRKRSYSAESAHYLDDENHTFPSTLTIHKCSSEADKASLVRGETHSPCVNSEVKINQDSGQISITSPQPSFIKIRRSSSVPSKTGHNRDSSSSNDSGVSTGSLSHRTAEFVEFELSLAPSTSARKQNVLSVYRKSPPPTCYHSSLPRKSKSSDPLRELSFQFQKIKIPTKSSSAEADIPTCLPKATKGFNSPGEVSNAPYIDSRSTSSGTSDMSDYIETLSLSSHSSSDTPDSLRLGGRAVATTLRPRSGKEYYKIDRSILVEQGRTLTTPSANYANITPVLEKSESPSPGYMSSSPFEQPQPTREHFLFPDEA; translated from the exons GGCAAGTGAAAATCTCGAACAACTTGGGCGAAG ATCAGCAGTTCCTGATACTGATCTCCACGGTTCCATCGAAAGCGAAGCTCACAAATGGACCAGCACATTTACACATTCAAGATCGCCGTTTTTGCATCACCGTCGGCATACCTCCCAGATTAGTCGGTATTTGGGAAATCGCGCATCTCCGACGATATGGCGTGGTCGAAGGACGATTTTGCTTCGAGGGTGGTTCAAGATGCGGTCGAGGAGAAGGTCTCCACGTGCTGATAACGGATCAAGGAGAAGATATCGTGAAGATGCTGCAATTAGCGGCAGAGGGGAAGCTGACCAAAAAACGACCGGTTAGCAGAGAACAGATAACGCAGGAGAGCCCGCGTCGTCAGTTCTCTCGATCGGAAACGAGGGCCAGCGATTTTTTCCCCTCGGCTATTTACTCGTCCACATATGAAGAGCAGTGCGACAGCTGCAAGAACGAGAGCTCCCCCTATTGGTCGTCCACTGAGAGTAGGCAACAAACAGAGCTCGACAGGGATTACAGTAGCAGAGACACTGTCTCCGTGTCGGAATTGACCGATCAGCCAGGGGAATGGCGCAGCTGTTCTCTTACTCGTCAAGGAACATCCGCTCTCGAGAGATGCGCTAGCTGTATCAGCAAGCTAGGAACTGTATCCAAATCGTCGACTTTAGCCACCACGACTGGAGCAAGCAGTATAGGCAGTCCAGCAGGAACGATGAATAATTTTGGTTGCCATCTACAGCCACGTACGCTCGATCGGTTATCGTTATCCTCGTACAGTAGTAGCAGCCACGACAGTGACTATTCCAGTTCACAGCAGATGGAATGTCACTGCTCGCAAAATTCAAAGAGCTCGCAACAACAAACGAGCGTTCATCGCGTGTCGCCAAGCCCTAGCGCACTGCCACCGAGACCTCCGAAACCGTCCCAAAACACTGCCACGAAGAAGGTTAAGAAACCTCCTATGCCCTTGCCAAACGAACAAGTTTGCGTGCACTCGCGTAGCAAGCAGCAGCTGGTTGTACGAAATGCAACCGCGGCTGCTGGTCCTTACGAGAATTACGACGTACCCAAAACGATCTTGGGCCATCATATGCTGTTAGAACAAAGTTCCCAACCGGATCAGTATTACGACACGCCAAGGAAAATTAAAGAATGTCTAGCACTGCCAAAAACCTATCCTAATTACGATACGCCACAGGCGCCTCAAGCTGTGGTATTACAACAATGTGGTTGTCCGGCTAAACTCACCGTTCAATCTCCCAGATCTTCGGGATGTCCCTGCCAAAACATGATGAGTTGGGCTGGTTTTGTATTGCCGTACTGCAGACGCGGAGCAGGAATTGAACCAACCGGTGTTGCCGTACATCCCGTGAAACTTTCTGGAGAAGGTAAGATGCCTGTTGTGAACGCGAGCGGGGAGATCGCGATTTACGCGACGGCGAAACGGCCGAAAAAGTCGGAGAAGACGGAGAACGACGAAGACAAGAACAAAGACAATTGCGAATGCCCAGAGAATAGAACAAACAATTACGAGAACGTCGAGCCTGTTATCGACACGCAACCTGAGTCCAAACAAACGAATTACGCGAACATAGACTTTACCCAATCTCTCGAACACTATGAAAACAGCAAAGATCTTTTAGCAAAGAGTGGAATTTCACAGGAGGAAATTGAGAAGTTTTCCAATCAAATTAAGGACGAGACATCTGAACCGCCCACAGAAGATTCGTCCAAGATATGCCAGAAATGTGGCCACGTTAAGGACCGAGAGAACGATTACTTAGTCATGGATCTCGAAAAGCAAACACCAAAGAAACCGTTCTCTGGATACCTACCGATGCAGCCAGCGCACAATGCTTGTTCAAAGGAGATTTTGTCGAGAATTTGTAGCGGTATAAAGAGCTCGAGTAACCCTGCGTTATCAGGTTCCGCGTTAAGCGAGGGAGGGAAAAAGAGATCCGATTCTGAATTTCGCGTTCCAGGTTCGGCGATGTTGTCTAGTCCGTACCTTAGACGCCGTTACCTGGAGGGAAATAGCGGAACAGAATCCAACGGGAACATTGGTCTATTGTTGAGAAAACGATCTTACTCTGCGGAATCTGCTCACTATTTGGACGATGAGAATCATACGTTCCCATCGACGTTGACCATTCACAAATGTTCCAGCGAAGCGGACAAAGCTTCCCTGGTTAGAGGAGAGACCCATTCCCCGTGCGTTAACTCAGAAGTCAAGATAAATCAAGATAGCGGGCAGATATCGATAACCTCACCTCAGCCgtcattcataaaaattcgacGCTCCTCCTCCGTTCCATCCAAGACCGGTCACAATAGAGACTCTTCCAGTAGCAACGACTCAGGCGTTTCTACGGGATCTCTTAGTCACAGAACGGCGGAATTTGTCGAGTTCGAATTGTCATTGGCCCCATCGACGTCGGCGAGAAAGCAAAACGTGTTGTCAGTTTATAGGAAGAGTCCACCGCCTACGTGTTATCACAGCAGCCTACCAAGGAAATCCAAGTCCAGCGATCCGCTTCGAGAGTTGTCGTTTCAGTTTCAAAAGATTAAGATTCCTACAAAATCCTCTTCAGCGGAAGCCGATATTCCCACGTGTTTACCTAAGGCCACGAAAGGATTCAATAGTCCAGGGGAAGTGTCTAATGCTCCTTATATCGACTCGCGAAGCACAAGCAGCGGTACATCCGATATGTCCGACTACATCGAGACACTGTCGTTGTCGTCCCACTCGTCATCCGATACGCCAGACAGTCTGAG ACTGGGTGGCAGAGCAGTGGCAACGACGCTTCGTCCTCGCAGCGGGAAAGAGTATTACAAGATTGACAGAAGTATTCTTGTTGAGCAAGGAAGAACGTTGACGACGCCATCCGCCAATTACGCGAATATTACCCCGGTGCTTGAGAAAAGCGAGTCCCCTTCGCCTGGATACATGAGTAGCTCTCCCTTTGAACAGCCACAACCTACTCGTGAACACTTTTTGTTTCCCGAT GAAGCTTGA